From one Eucalyptus grandis isolate ANBG69807.140 chromosome 9, ASM1654582v1, whole genome shotgun sequence genomic stretch:
- the LOC104419760 gene encoding uncharacterized protein LOC104419760, with protein sequence MSLLSPTPARLIPPSQRRRFRSTAAAGKTCIPTPLRVFSMAKDTSDPDSDVGLAGKAAIAGGLVSTPVIAWSLYTLKTTGCGLPPGPGGSIGALEGVSYLAVVGIVGWSAYTKSKTGSGLPSGPFGLLGAVEGLSYLALLGIAVVFALQFFDKGYIPGPLPADQCFG encoded by the coding sequence ATGTCGCTCCTATCTCCGACGCCGGCTCGGCTCATCCCGCCATCACAACGCCGCCGCTTTCGCTCCACGGCCGCTGCCGGGAAGACCTGCATTCCTACCCCACTCAGGGTATTCTCCATGGCCAAAGACACCAGCGACCCGGACTCGGACGTGGGCCTCGCCGGCAAGGCCGCCATCGCCGGGGGCCTGGTCTCGACCCCGGTGATCGCGTGGTCCCTCTACACCCTCAAGACGACGGGCTGCGGCCTCCCGCCGGGCCCGGGCGGATCCATCGGCGCGCTGGAGGGCGTGAGCTACCTGGCGGTGGTGGGGATCGTGGGCTGGTCGGCCTACACCAAGTCCAAGACCGGGTCGGGCCTGCCCAGCGGGCCCTTCGGCCTCCTGGGCGCCGTGGAAGGGCTGTCGTACCTGGCGCTGCTGGGGATCGCCGTCGTCTTCGCGCTGCAGTTCTTCGACAAGGGGTACATCCCCGGCCCGTTGCCGGCCGATCAGTGCTTCGGCTGA